Within Aphelocoma coerulescens isolate FSJ_1873_10779 chromosome 1A, UR_Acoe_1.0, whole genome shotgun sequence, the genomic segment GTCCTCAAGGTACGACAAACACCACGGAATGTGTCCCTGGAGATGGATGATAGACAATGCAGCCAAAGCACCCCAGTGGTGTGGGATGTTCTTGACTGAAAGGTGCCAGAGTTTGAAACCCTGCTGTTTGATTTCCCAGTTCAGCACCGGAGGCTCCAACCGCCCGGCCATCTGGCTCGACGCCGGCATCCATTCCCGCGAGTGGGTCACCCAGGCCAGCGCCCTGTGGATCGCCAACAAGgttcctgcagcagggactCATCTTTGGGTTGTCTTGGGAATGTTTCCTGGTATTTCGAAGGATGTCACCCCTCTATGTGTTTAGTTAATTCACCTCCCAAAACCAGCCAGCTCCCTGAGGGTGTGGCGGCCGCCTTGACCAAGAATTGGAAAACTCGGTCCTGTTAGAGCAGCTGAGTTTAGGCAGACAAAATGTAGTGGTTCAGGTGAAACTGTTACACAAATAACCAAGATCTTTGAGAttattttgctgctttgctctgctcaCCCAGAAAAATGATGTGGGGTTGGGTTTCCTTCCACATAATGCCCAAACCTCCAACTCTCTATAAATGAGGGTTTAAATCCTGCTGGAAAGGACTGAGCCACCAGAGAAGtgacagaataagctgagttggaagggacccacgaggatcatggagtccaactcctggccttgcacagagccgtccccaagagccaccctgtgcctgagagtgttgtccaaatgctcctcgAGTTCTCTCCATGCAGCACAGTTGAGTATTCCCAACCTGGCTGTTCCATCTCAGTCTCAGTGCCAGCCTTGGCCCATTCCCTGGGACAGGGAGGAATAAATGTTGTTCTCTTCCATTAACCTCCTGTCTtcagaatgaaatgaaaaagcagaTTCACCGTTCACTTCAGAGCAGTGGAGGAACAGTAATAGCCAGCAGATAATGGATGTTTCTCACTtccctgccccaaaatccagcctttCCTCTGTCCCAAGCGATGAGGAAATGAACATTTGGGAAGGAAATACTCTGCTAAGCAGGGTGTGCTGTCTGTCTCTGCCTAGATTGCCTCTGACTATGGAACAGATGCTTCCGTCACCTCCCTGCTGGACAAGATGGATCTTTTCCTGCTGCCAGTCGCCAACCCCGATGGATTTGTGTACACTCACACCTCGGTGAGTCAGCTCTGTGTCTGAGCTCAGTGGGTTTCCTGGCTTTTCCAATGAAATAATAAACATGAGGGAAGTGGGCTCTGAAACTCCATTCCTTAATGCTGTGAGAGGAGTTACCAAAGAGCTGGGCAGACAAAGATCCTCATTACTTGTCTAACCCATCCTAACCCACTGTAAATATCCCAGTTTTGGTAAGTGCATTTGATTTTTGACCTGTGGACCCATCCTGGCAGTCAGAAATACTCTTGGGATCATTCCTAGGATCAATCCCTCGTGGGTGGCAGCTATTTCTGGGAGCAGTTTTGGAGCCAGCACCCAGATTTGCTCCCTTTTGAAGCATTTCTCTGTTGTAGAATCGCATGTGGAGGAAGACCCGCTCCAAGATTCCTGGCAGCGTCTGCATCGGAGTGGATCCAAACAGGAACTGGGATGCAGGTTTTGGAGGTAGGGATAAAGCTTCTGGATCCTTTACACAGAACCAGCAGTTGCCTTTATATAGGGGATTAATCACCCTGGAGCACAGGATGAGGCAgcaatcatggaatcccaggagggtttgggttggaaggaccttaaatattatttagttccaccacctgccatgggcaaagacaccttccactatcccaggctgttccaagccccatccaactgcTGAACACCCCCCAAGAATGTGGATTCCTGggtttctgggcaacctgttctaggTTGCAACATCTAAAAATACATCCCTTAAACATTCACACTCTGTGGCTGCTGTCTGAGCATTTATCTGCATTTAAGGCCTTGCTTTGGCTGCACACCTGCCCCTGTCCTTAGGAAAGCCCAGCTTTGTGTGGGTCTGCCCTGACCTTCCAGGAATTCTCCTTCTCACAGGTTTGTTCCCTCCTTGCCCCACCAGGTCCTGGAGCCAGTAACAACCCCTGCTCCGACTCCTATCACGGGCCCAGCGCCAACTCCGAGGTGGAAGTTAAATCTGTTGTTGACTTCATCAAGAATCATGGAAACTTCAAGGCCTTCCTGACCCTCCACAGTTATTCCCAGCTCCTGATGTATCCCTATGGATACAAATGCACCAGGCCAGACGATTATGCCGAGCTGGTAAGACAGGAGGACTTGGCTTtaccttcttctcttctgtccagctGCCTTTCTGTACTTTCCATGCTCTTCCTTAATGACAGCATCACAGCTGGAATAATATCTCTGAGGCAATGTGGATCTCACAAGCATCATTCCaatggaaaagacctctggagGTCTCTGTTCTAACCCTGTGCTGAAAGGGCTTTGGAGTCAGAGCCAGTTTCAGTCTAAGTTTTGATTAATTGTTTTGATTTGATATTTCTAAAGACAAATTCCACAGCTTTTTCAAGCCTGTCCCAAAGTTTCCCTAATCTCATGGGGATTTTGTTTTGTCCTAACACCTTAATGCAGGTCCTGTGTGGCAATTTGTTGCCTTTTTCCCTCCTGCACAAAGAACTCATCTCTGTTTTCCATCCAACCCCCATTACGTAGTTGAAGTGAGCACAGAGTTGACCCTGGAGTATTGGGAGATCTCCAACTGCCTTGGGAATTTCTGGTATCTCTCGAGCCTTCCCTTGACAAGCCAGTGAGATAAACACTGGATGAACAGTTCCAGAACCTGCTGGGAGTTCATTCACCTGCAGTGCCACCTCCCAAAAATGCTGTGGAAGCTGTGAGTGCTGTTAGTGTGAATCATCTCCGAAGCAGTTTGGAGATTTCTGGTGAAATCCTAACCTTTAGCCTCAGGAAGTGTGGCTGCTTCCTGACTTTTCCTTCATCTTCTCCCCTCCAGGAATCTCTGGGAAGAGCTGCTGCCAATTCCATCCAGTCCCTCTATGGCACCACCTTTCAAGTGGGCACCATTTGCAAAACCATCTGTGAGTATTTGGCCGCTCAGAGCTTTTGTGGGCTGTCCCAGGACAACAATCCCTGTCCTCCCCACAGGGTCTGTCCCTCGTGGAAACCACGATGCTCCTGTGCAGTGACACCACTGGTCACACATCGGAGCTGAGCGTTCCCATCAAAACCTCAGCCTtgtccccaaaatccaaacAGCAGGAGAACAGAACTCCACCATccctctgctcactgctctggATCATCTCCCTCTCTCTTCCAGACCAAGCCAGTGGAGGCAGCATTGACTGGAGCTACGACAATGGGATCAAGTATTCCTTTGCCTTCGAGCTGCGGGACACGGGGCGCTACGGCTTCCTGCTGCCTGCCAACCAGATCATCCCAGCTGCCAAGGAGACCTGGCTGGGCCTGAAGAAAATCATGGAGCACGTGCAGGCCAAGTCCTCctgagagctgggctgggagtcagctctctgcagctgtACAAGGTCATAAATCCTCGGTGTGCTGTGACGGCTGGAATGATAAAAATGGCGGAATAAAGCCCCTGTGCAGTCCCCCCGTGGTGTTTGACACGTGTCCTGTGCCTTGTGTGTgacac encodes:
- the LOC138120825 gene encoding carboxypeptidase A2-like isoform X3; the protein is MKLILIFSALIGASLCLETFVGHQVLRIKTKNEEEVKQLQLLESLDHLQLDFWINPSAPAVPVDVRIPAVSVQSVKAFLESQGIEYSILIEDLQDVLDKEKQDMAESAQRQRSSSFDFGAYHTLDDINSELDHLVSEYSFVEKIQIGESYEKRPLYVLKFSTGGSNRPAIWLDAGIHSREWVTQASALWIANKIASDYGTDASVTSLLDKMDLFLLPVANPDGFVYTHTSNRMWRKTRSKIPGSVCIGVDPNRNWDAGFGGPGASNNPCSDSYHGPSANSEVEVKSVVDFIKNHGNFKAFLTLHSYSQLLMYPYGYKCTRPDDYAELESLGRAAANSIQSLYGTTFQVGTICKTIYQASGGSIDWSYDNGIKYSFAFELRDTGRYGFLLPANQIIPAAKETWLGLKKIMEHVQAKSS
- the LOC138120825 gene encoding carboxypeptidase A2-like isoform X2 translates to MCPAELPANMKLILIFSALIGASLCLETFVGHQVLRIKTKNEEEVKQLQLLESLDHLQLDFWINPSAPAVPVDVRIPAVSVQSVKAFLESQGIEYSILIEDLQDVLDKEKQDMAESAQRQRSSSFDFGAYHTLDDINSELDHLVSEYSFVEKIQIGESYEKRPLYVLKFSTGGSNRPAIWLDAGIHSREWVTQASALWIANKIASDYGTDASVTSLLDKMDLFLLPVANPDGFVYTHTSNRMWRKTRSKIPGSVCIGVDPNRNWDAGFGGPGASNNPCSDSYHGPSANSEVEVKSVVDFIKNHGNFKAFLTLHSYSQLLMYPYGYKCTRPDDYAELESLGRAAANSIQSLYGTTFQVGTICKTIYQASGGSIDWSYDNGIKYSFAFELRDTGRYGFLLPANQIIPAAKETWLGLKKIMEHVQAKSS
- the LOC138120825 gene encoding carboxypeptidase A2-like isoform X1 codes for the protein MVPVSWGPAELPANMKLILIFSALIGASLCLETFVGHQVLRIKTKNEEEVKQLQLLESLDHLQLDFWINPSAPAVPVDVRIPAVSVQSVKAFLESQGIEYSILIEDLQDVLDKEKQDMAESAQRQRSSSFDFGAYHTLDDINSELDHLVSEYSFVEKIQIGESYEKRPLYVLKFSTGGSNRPAIWLDAGIHSREWVTQASALWIANKIASDYGTDASVTSLLDKMDLFLLPVANPDGFVYTHTSNRMWRKTRSKIPGSVCIGVDPNRNWDAGFGGPGASNNPCSDSYHGPSANSEVEVKSVVDFIKNHGNFKAFLTLHSYSQLLMYPYGYKCTRPDDYAELESLGRAAANSIQSLYGTTFQVGTICKTIYQASGGSIDWSYDNGIKYSFAFELRDTGRYGFLLPANQIIPAAKETWLGLKKIMEHVQAKSS